The segment TGAAAGCTGTCAGTAGCGTATAGATAACAGCATAGCAGACAGACAGTAATCCGGTAAATATAAATAGCAGTACTGTTGAAACAATACCGTATAAAGTAATTATCTTTTGTCGATTAATACGGGTTAAGGGAAGAAATGCCAGATGCATGAGGAACAGGCCGATGGTTCCGTCGATGAGGTAGTTACTGCGGATACTCATCTTGAGCAGCAGAAGGAGAGGGAAAAATGCTAGCAGCAAATGATAACCGGACGGTTTGATATGCTGTAGCAGGCGGTAGAGACTAAGCCCACATCCTACCAGCAGTAACATTTGAATAGTAATGGCCAAAAGAGGCATCCGATAATATTGGATAACAAACTGTCCGACAACGGCACAAAAACCTCCGGGCTGGCATAATTGTTCCCGGATATTCCACCAGGCAGGAACAAACAGCTGGCTCTCTTCTTGCTGTTGAAAGAGAAATACACCGAAAGCAAGGAAAAAGTAGTAAATCAACGCGGCAATAATCACCCAGAATAAAGTCTGTTTCCAATTCATATGTTTAAATCAAAATAGAATATTTTCAATTACCTGTTTATATAATAAAAGAAGAGGGTTTTTAAGCCCTCTTCTCTATAATATCCTTTGTTGGCTATAAATTAATAACCAGGATTTTGTTCCAATAATGGGTTCGCACTGATGCTTGAGTAGTGAAGCGGATAACGATTGTACTTCGTATCGTTAGTAGCTTTATGATCCCACCAGTCTTCAGTAACATAAGCACCCCAGCGGATTAAGTCGGTACGACGGCGACCTTCACGGATGAATTCCTGCATCCATTCTTTCAACATACGGTATTTATCCAAATTAGCAGCTGTTACAGGATCCGGATCATTACCGTCTTCAAAGTTACGTTTACGAATAGAGTTGATGATATCAGCAGCACCTTGTTTGTCACCTAAACGCATTTTGCATTCAGCTAGTGTGTAATAGATTTCAGCTAAACGAATGAAAGGACAGTCTGGATTGAAACGTTCTTTGTATTCGTCTTGGTTAGGCAGCGGGCTGAATTTCAAAACACGTACACCTGAGTTCTCTTCTGCATCAGCAATAGTAGAAGGCATTTCTGCATAGCTGTTGTAATCAACACCCAAGCGGCTTAGAGGAGCTATCTGGTCAACTACATTCAGTACTTCTCCTTTGTATTCACGACCTCCTAAGCATTGATAGTTGGGGAAGTCTGGATTCTGAAGCCTTCCGACAATGAACATTCCACGATATTTTTTACCTCCTTCATAAACATATAGTTGTTTACGAAGGTCTTTGTCGTTGAATGTTTCATACGGATTACCTACTTTGAAATTATACAAATTACCTTCCGGATCACGGCTTGGGTTCAAGCATAAACCATTATTTCCACCAGCATCCTGCAGACCACCTAAGTACTGATAGAAGTTATAAGGTAAAGTAAAAGCAGTCAGACCACCATCAGTTTCACCTTTTGCATTTTCACTCGGAACTGTCCAGATGATTTCCGGGCATGTCTCGTTGCCCCAACCAAAAATTTCAGTGAAGTTGTTGGCTAATGCATATTCTCCATATTTACCATCAATGATATCCTGGCATAATTGAGCAGTCTCCTCATACATGGGTTTACCGATGAATGCTTCTGCATTGAAGTATAGACGTACTTTCAAGGCAGCTGCAACAGCCTGATGGATAATGTTTGTCTCTTGTTCTCCCAGGACAGTTTTTACTGGCAAGTTGGGAAGAGAGACATTAAGCAAAGAGTCAACATAGTTGAATGTTTCCACATCAGTTGAACGGCCTTTCACGTCTTCTTTCGTTGATGTGTATAGTGGCATACCTCCGAACATGTCAAGTCCGTCTAAGTAGAAACAAGCTACCAATACATTCAGCTGATTTAACATGGAGGTTCTGTCTTCTTCTGTCAAACCAACCTTTTCGAAGTCAACAAGTTCCAGGTCTTCCTTTGCACTCCAAGCCTGGGCTGCTCCCATAGTAATCAGGTCCCAGCCATCTTTAATCGGTGACAAGTCATCTGTAAAATGATGATGATGCAAGTTCTGATAAACGGCACCGTCAAACCAGTCATTACCTCTCGTAGGAACGCACATTTCGTCTGTTCCTAATTCAGTTAAACGAATACGTGTATCGTTATGGGCTACCCACCAGCGCCAGTGAGTAAACGGACGATTGAATCGTGACCAAACGGCATCGGAGTTTGTATAATAAGTATCAGGCACAACTTGCGAATAGAATGTCGGATCTACATCACATGAGGTAGCCAACAGTAAACAAGAAACTCCTGCCAACAAACAATTTTTTATGTTATTAATTTTCATGTCAATTTAAGATGTTTAATTAAAATGAAACTTGGATACCTAATGTATATGTGCGGACGATTGGGTTGCAATCCCAAACCTTATCTACACCGTTAGCCCAACCAGTAATATCAACTTCAGGATTGTATCCAGAATAACCGGTAATTGTAGCTACGTTACCAACTGTTCCGTAGATACGCAGACGATCAGCCCATTTCGTATACTGCTTTAAGGACAAAGAGTAACCTAAAGTAATCGCGTCGATTTTCAGGAATGAACCATCTTCCAAGAAGTAATCACACAGCTGTTTTACACCGCGGATCTTATTGTAACGTTCATCTTCCAAAGCAGGCTTCCACAAATTCCATTGACCTGCACCATTTTGTCCTTGAATACCTAAGTACATCGGGAATGAATTGTAAACATCAAATCCGATCCAGCTTCGCATGTTGATACCTAAGTCGAAGTTCTTATAGCGGAATGTGTTGTTCCAACCCATAAGTACTTTAGGCAGGTAGTTGCCGATGTATTGTTTATCGTTATCAGTTTTTTCAGATGCAGGGATTACATCTCCTTCTTTGTTATACAACAGGAAGTTTCCATCATCATCAAATCCGGCAAATTTCCAAATGTAGAAGGCTCCGATTTCCGCACCGTCCTGAATACGTGATGCTTCACCAGGCCATCCTGGTTCATCAAAAGTATTACCATTAATATAAGTACCGTCACCCCACATTGAAAGGATCTTTCCGGAGTTGTGGCTTAAATTCAGATTAGAAGTCCATGTGAAGTCTTTCGTCTGGATGATATCTCCTCCTACTTCAAATTCCCAACCTTTACTTTCCATTTCACCAATGTTTTGCCATTGTGTTCCATTTGGGTAAGGTGGCTGAGGAACATTTACATTATACAACATACCGTTGATCTTACGGCGATAGTAATCGAATTTTCCATATAAACGGTTGTTGAAGAACGCATAATCCAAACCGATGTTCCA is part of the Parabacteroides sp. AD58 genome and harbors:
- a CDS encoding RagB/SusD family nutrient uptake outer membrane protein, which gives rise to MKINNIKNCLLAGVSCLLLATSCDVDPTFYSQVVPDTYYTNSDAVWSRFNRPFTHWRWWVAHNDTRIRLTELGTDEMCVPTRGNDWFDGAVYQNLHHHHFTDDLSPIKDGWDLITMGAAQAWSAKEDLELVDFEKVGLTEEDRTSMLNQLNVLVACFYLDGLDMFGGMPLYTSTKEDVKGRSTDVETFNYVDSLLNVSLPNLPVKTVLGEQETNIIHQAVAAALKVRLYFNAEAFIGKPMYEETAQLCQDIIDGKYGEYALANNFTEIFGWGNETCPEIIWTVPSENAKGETDGGLTAFTLPYNFYQYLGGLQDAGGNNGLCLNPSRDPEGNLYNFKVGNPYETFNDKDLRKQLYVYEGGKKYRGMFIVGRLQNPDFPNYQCLGGREYKGEVLNVVDQIAPLSRLGVDYNSYAEMPSTIADAEENSGVRVLKFSPLPNQDEYKERFNPDCPFIRLAEIYYTLAECKMRLGDKQGAADIINSIRKRNFEDGNDPDPVTAANLDKYRMLKEWMQEFIREGRRRTDLIRWGAYVTEDWWDHKATNDTKYNRYPLHYSSISANPLLEQNPGY